In Miscanthus floridulus cultivar M001 chromosome 19, ASM1932011v1, whole genome shotgun sequence, the DNA window AACAAGGCAGCAGATCGACCTCCATCTCCATGGACATGGACATGAGCTCAGCTTATCCCCACCATTggctctccttctccctctccaaCAACTACCACCATGGCCTTCTTGAGGCCTTCTCCAACTCCTCCTCCGCTACTCCACTCGGtaagactactactactactaatgcCTTGAGTACTAAGAAGCTCGACATGCATGCTGAGTGCACTATACTGGATCTTTCATTTGTCACTGTATTACTCATCAGTGATCGTCTTCTCCATGTTCGTTATTATACAAGTAGGAGACGAGCAGGGTGCAGTGGAGGAGTCCCCGAAGATGGTGGAGGACTTCCTCGGCGGCGTCGGTGGCACGGGCGCCCCGCCGCCAGTGGCGGCTGCAGAGGATCACCAGCTTGTCTGCGGCGAGCTGGGCAGCATCACAGCCGGGTTCGTGCGCCACTACCCGGCGCCTGGGACGGTGGAGAACCCCGGCGCGGTGACCTTGGCCGGGATGTCGACGGACGTGGCGGAGTCCGACCAGGCGAGGCGCCCGGCCGAGACGTTCGGGCAGCGCACATCAATCTACCGTGGTGTCACCAGGTAGATGACAGCCGATCCACACGCATGCATGCATCTCGTGTTCTTCAGCCCAAGCTTGATGAACTATACCTAGTTCAAGTAGGACTTCTTATAAGAGCGGCGCTACTTTTACTTGACATTCATATATGGCGATGGGATGAAGACTAGTATTTGACTAATAAAGCATCTAGCAACACATTTGTTCAACTTCTTGTTATTGATTTAATGATGTTGGACTCATCATGTCGTTATTAATTCCATGTCATTTGGATTCAAGTTTGTGTTAATAATctgtttttttatatttatcTTGGGGAATGCCTCAGGCACCGGTGGACAGGGAGATATGAGGCGCACCTGTGGGACAACAGCTGCCGCCGGGAAGGCCAGAGCCGCAAAGGCCGCCAAGGTATATGCATGCATGTCACAGACTTGTCACTGATCCAAGAAACCTGCAAAAGGCATATATACGCATACTTCGATCACTAACATATATGATTTCTCCTTTCTTACAACTTTCTCTTGGTGGTGCATTGGTGCTACACTTCGTCAGTCTACTTAGGTACGTCAACTTCCACACCGAGTTTCAGCTTCAAATGGACACTTACATTTAAATCAACATCATCAAATCAAAAGGTCTTTTTTGAAACTAACTGTGCAAATGGGGAAAAAATTAATGTAGGAGGCTATGATAAGGAGGAGAAGGCTGCTAGAGCTTATGACCTCGCCGCACTCAAGTACTGGGGTGCTACAACCACAACCAACTTCCCGGTAAGAACTCAAGTCATCAATCTCGGCAACACGTTGCTATTCTTAACGCATGCATGCCGAGATTGCTGATGAGGCGTGCGCACGTACGTACCTGAATGAATCCATGGTAGGTGTCCAACTACGAgaaggagctggaggagatgaagtcgATGACGCGGCAGGAGTTCATCGCGTCGTTGCGCAGGTGAGCAGCGTCCCCGCCCCAAGTCACTCACATGCGTGGCACAGGACTCACCGGGGCATCATTTTCCACGTACACACCTTGCCGTACGCGTGCATGCACGCACAGTCGCATGTGCCAGTGCCTACCTGCCCCTGCTGCTTTGCTTGGCTCTCACATGTTGACCTGACCTTCTGTGTGCTCGTTCCTACCCTTTTGTCAGGAAGAGCAGCGGCTTCTCACGAGGTGCCTCCATCTACAGAGGAGTCACAAGGTTAGAATAGACGGtctgttcggcaggccgtaaacgatcgtggattattgactgctggctagtttggtgtgagagaaaaatactattccagcttataatccatgatcgtatacgagcaagcgaacatgctttTCACGCATGATTCATGGTAGTGCCTAACGAGCGAGCACGCGAAAGAAAAATGCAGGAGTCTGAACATAATTTGCAGTTTGAACAATGGTAGCAGTGCATTCTGGTCAAATCTTTGTAACAGTGGGATTTTTTATGTATGTCTGACAGGCATCATCAGCATGGCCGGTGGCAGGCGAGGATCGGCAGGGTGGCCGGAAACAAGGACCTGTACTTGGGCACGTTCAGTGAGTGTTCTTCACTGAAATGCTGGATTTGAAAATTCTTATATGAACCAAAGCCACTGTACACGAGCTAATTTTTTAGTTGATTCATGAGAACCAAAGCCACTGAGATGCATGACTGACAAAACATGACCCATTCGTTCTGATTGGTTCTTCTGCACCACAGGTACtcaggaagaggcagcggaggcgTACGACATTGCTGCGATCAAGTTCCGCGGGCTCAACGCCGTGACCAACTTCGACATGAGCCGCTACGACGTCGACAGCATCCTCAACAGCGACCTCCCCGTCGGGGGTGGAGCTACCGGACGCACATCCAAGTTCCCACTGGACTCACTGCAGCCAGGGAGCGCTGCTGCTGCAATGATCGCCGGGGCTGCCGCGGCACAGGCCATGCCGCCGTCCGAGAAGGACTACTGGTCTCTGCTTGCCCTGCactatcagcagcagcagcagcagcagtttcCAGCTTCTGCTTACGAGGCCTACGGCTCTGGCGTGAACGTGGACTTCACGATGGGCACCagcagccacagcagcagcaacaccgGCAGCGGCGTGATGTGGGGTGCCACCACTGGTGCTATGGGACAGcaagacagcagcagcagcaagcaggGCAACGGCTATGCCAGTAACATTCCttatgctgctgctgctatggttTCTGGATCAGCTGGCTACGAGGGCTCCACCGGCAACAATGGAACCTGGGTTACCAGTAGCACCAGCACGGCTCCCCAGTACTACAACTATCTGTTCGGGATGGAGTAGGTGCACTGACAAGCTAGCTGAAATCAGGTGATAGGCCTAGGAAGCTAGGACTGACATTGAACTGATCACAATTTTGGCTTCTACATATGCCCATGTATGCATCCTTCTGCTATTCATGATATTTCCTCAATTACTGTAGCAGAGAGATTATGTACCATCAGCATTTCTAAATTCTAATTCAAGTTCGTTTTAAGCTATTCTTTTGGTAAAAAATAGTATGTGCATTCCAGAAATATTATAGCAGTATCCACGAATGAAAGCAGCATTTAAAATTTTGCCGGCTGAATAACAGTAAGGATGTTATGAGACAAAAAGAACATACTTGGGGGACAAATGAATGAGTGCATTCAGATTTAAAATATTGCAGTTCCTGTGATGTACCTACACAGAACTGAGAGGGGATTAATGAAAAGAAAAACTCCACAAAGACCAATGATGAGAAATTATTTTCCCACACAGCAATAGCAATCATTGCAGAGAATGCACTACATAATCAGAATTAAGCAAAAAAATGCCATAGAATCAGGATAACTATCCTCTAGATTGTCAAGGGCATCTGCTCTTATCTGATAGATATGGTAACAAATAGTTGAAGCATCAAAGGACATGCCTCAGACTTATCCTTATCCAATTCTGACGTATAAAATGTGCATAGGTACTTAGGTAGTAAAATTCACGTGCATGTTATAATTTATTCTCAACTAGTTGCACCAGGTAATGCCATGCATGTTGCATTCTACTTAAATGTGCCTAGATGGTTGTAGGTTACAACTTGCAACACATAAATCTGCAGAAGTATGGCACgttattgtatatatatagtataaaACAATAATCCAAATCAGCTGTAAAACGTTCAGAATTTATGAAAATATAGTAAGGAGCACTCCCTTCATTCGAAATTACAAAATCATGTAATAACAAAATCATATTCATAAGTATTTTTCGATTCAAATGTAATAACATTAATTTGTGCCAAAAAACTCATGTATGAATAAAGAGACTATTAGCCAATCAAAGAACAAAATATGTCAAACTGAGGGAGCAGTTGATAAGAGTCTGGCACAATATCACGGTTCATGACTAACAAATAACAGCCCAACTCTATATGATAGCAGAACAGAACTTTCAGAGTTTCATATCAAAATGTAAGGACGAAGCCACAAATTTCATGTGTGTTATACTGTTATTCCATTAATCCTTTTGATCAAAATGCTTAAAGCACAACAACACTAAGTCGAAGTTGCAGGAGTCAGGAGATTAAGGCTGGTCATCTCGTTAGTTTCCCCTGTAAATTTTTTTTACAGCAATCAGAACATGGAGAATAAAGTGAAGAGCTCCACATGGGATCAAGGACAAGCACTCCAAAACTTAAGCTGCCAACTCTAGCTAGTCTTCAAGATTCTCACTGGGATTGCACACATTTGTAGACTAACTAGTCTGTGAGGGGCCTAAAATTACTACTTAATTCGCTCCTTTTGATAAGCTTGCTGGAGGGTGTCTGTTGCATGAAGACGCAACACAGGGTTCAGATTACCTCTCTGTCCCTCTCTAAGCAGTTGACCAGTCAAAAAATGAGGCAGTGTGTATCAAACTACATGTACGTTGGTCCTTCTTTCACCTTTGCCCCCATTGGACCAAACCATCTTGCTCACAACTATCAATGAACTGGAAACCACGCTAGCGGCTTCACGCATGGCTGCAGTTTTTCCTTTCTGTGCCTGTCCCCTCTCTCTCACACAAATCCTAGCATATCTCTCTTAGTTAACTAGACACAACAGCTCTTTCCAGGACACAGAGACAAACAGGACAACCCATTGACTAGCTACATAGCATACTTCAAACAGTTGTTTCCAGAGGTAAAGTAGAGCTGAAGAAAAGGAATTTTACTGCAAGTTCTTGGCAAGTGTAGAAGTGAATCAGATTATACTAGTAATTCTCCACCGCCCATACCGGTGTGTGCTACAACTTGCAATGGTGCACAGAATTATTTAGAGTGCCGGCGTAAATCCAAAGGGCTAAATATAGTTTGTAACAACCACACCTAGGCACCCGTTGCTAGGAGTCATGGAGAATTGTATCAACGATGAGTTGATGAAATGAGACAGTGTGGACCAAAGTGTTCTAGCTAAAAGAAAACAGAGCTATTATTTATTCAAATTGATTGCTTCTGTTTGTTGATATTGTTAGTCCTAGGTAGCTACCAGCAGTCGACAAATGAGTATAAAACAGTGAAGAATCAAAAGATATTAAATATTTCACTTTTCACACGATGTGTTACATGCTATTCTTCAGCCTTTTCTGCGACAAATATATGGAAACAAGACCTTTCGTTGTTTATGAAAAGCTAAGTTTGACCAACTGGCAACAAGCAGCAAGACAAAAATTATGGCTATTGATAAAATATACTTTATGATGTCTTTTTCAACATAACAGATTCACACCCTGAAGATTCTCTGATGAGGGCAAAAGCTTTTGTGTTCCACACTCCATAAATTAAGGCAGAGGCTGAACCCTTTTAGTTAAGGAAAAAATGATGATTGCTAACGTGGGCATTAGGGCGTGTTCTTTTCCATGGGAAAATGGACTAAAGACTAAATTTTAATCTCAATTAgtccatttgaaaaaaaaacagagacTAGGGACTAAAATATAGTAGTCCCTTGGGGGGGCTGCTAATTGGGACTAAACAACTCatacccctccctctctctcctcccttgcGGTCTCTCTCCTCCACTTTAATCTATTTTAGTCCCCGGAAACAAACATCATTTTAGTTTCTGTTTTAGTTCTTGTTTTAGTCTCTAGTCATAGAACGAGAAAAGAACATGCCTTTAGTCAAATACGACACTGTAAAAGGTGCTTCCTTTGGTAGTATATGGGAGCCTTTTCCTTGGTTTTAGAAATAGTTGTTTCGTTGCCCCTTTTTGTCATCTTTCACATTTGGAAGTTATGTCGGGCCAGCATTTCATTTGAGACTTTGAGTTGCTATCCAACCATCATACAGGCTGTACCAAAAGGCTCATAGTAGGAGATTGAAAAAGCTGAATTGCTGTGTTAGTACACTCAGTGTCTGTTGCTTCATTTTTCATTTAATAGCTCCATTGGTATTCTGTAGTTCacaagaaaaaaataataatgCATGTTTGAATGATGGAACCTATTAGTTTGTTTGTATATGGATCCATTGTGTACTTACAATGGAGGATCAGGAAAATTGTTTATGAATTGATAACAGATTGCATATATATAATACCAGGAGAACAGCCATGTTCTGCCAAAGTAAAAACAGTCAAAACTCCTTATTGTGCACAAGAGAATCCAAACAAAATGCACTTCCAAACCAACTGACAACTAATTAATATAACGAGGCCCATTAGTATGCTGGTGTTACCCTTTCCATTCTGGGACCACAAAGTGAGCGAATGATACACATTCCTTAATCATGGACCATGGCATGCCTGATAAAAAATATCACCGAAATGCCGTGGTAAGCTGACCCATTCTTGCATAATGTCGGCTTCActatttgttttaaaaaaaacttatgcCCTTTATCATAACAGCACTATGATTATACATGGGTAGCAGCTAATAAGATATATACATTGGCGGATGAGTTATATGACGAATCACGAAAATCCTGAGTCTTAACTACTATGAATGAATCTAGTATATAACTCTGTGTGGCTGCGGTTGGGGGtctctatatatatatgcaaaagAAAGACAATGGGTGGCATTGAAGGCATGGAATTTAAATCACACATTGTTCAACTCACCGACTTCACTGACTCAATAAGTTGACACAAGTATGATTAGTATAGTCAGTTCAAAGCATGACTGTATGGGGCTTAGTTCACTTTCTGCATCGAATGAAAATATCATTTTGATTGATGGATAGTCTAGTCATTTTGTGGAAAATCAGGAAAGACATATCCTGAAAAACTGATATTGAATATGGTGAGTAACGCAAAGTTTTTTTTAACGCAAGTAAAAGGTAAAAACAGTTGAGCCATGAGCCCATGGTATGTGAATATTGAAGCCTGAGTATGTGCACATTGGTCAACAACAGGCCTGCATCAGTGATTTGATCACATATGGTGAAATGTTCTCTAGGGAATATGTCTGAAAAACATTAATTGATACGGTTTATGTACATTCAGAATAACAATAAACTAGTAGACAAGGAACCATAAGACAGATGGTGATGGTCTAATGAAAAACAAAGCAGCATGCTGAGAGATACTTTTAGTTTCTTTTGAAGAAAAGATATATAGATCAGTTTGAAGCTAATGACTTTAGTTGATTCAGATATAACATATTATCAGTTGAGGTGTCGAAAAAAGATGTTGATTTGTAGTTGCACACATAGAACAGCATCTCTCACCCAAATCCTAGACTTCTGAGAGTAATTGAGTCATGAAATGCAAATCGTGCCTTAGATAATTGTACCAACATCGTAATGTGCCAAAGTAAGAAGTATAATTTTTTTTGAGGGACAGTAAGAAGTATAATTATCAAGTGATGTAAATATTACATCATAATGTGAGAAAGTAAAAAAAGGTAATTTACACCATTATAGTTTGGTCAAGTTTCTCTGCACATTTTGGGATGCTCTGCAGCTCATGTGGTTAAGCATAAAACATAAACTACACTACATAGACATGATATACATCTGAAATAGAAGTGGAGGCTACAAGAAATATTCACCTAAGAAAAGTTACTTGCAAACAGAGAATTTAGCAGTTACTACAGGGTTCAAGTGAAATGCACTTGGTACCTGCACATTTGAGCATACAGCAAGAGCCCTCAACTAAACTAACTGTAACCACTCACCAAGATTCGGACATAAGTAAAAAAAACTGGCAGATGAAACAACAAACAAGTGACAACACTTCATGTGAAACCACTATTCCACCAATTAAAGGGCTACCAGTAGTAGTTTGTTAATTACCTCGTGTAAATTCTAACATGTTTTGCTGCTTAATTCACATAATAATTTTCAGTTAACCAGGCACAAAAAAACAAAACTATGTAAATTATTATGTGTAAAATTCTGGGCAATATTGTTCTGCAAATCCCCTGACTTCAACCAACTGATATAACTAAAATGGCCCCTTTAAAAATGTCTAGTGGAAAGGACAGAAATTCCATGCATCAGGTCAAGACTAAAgggacgtacccagtgcagagagctctcgctctgtgcggggtctggagaagggtgttagtggcacatCAGGTCAAGACTAATGGACACAAAAATCTTCCCCCTATATGTCAGTAGTTTTGATCTCCTACGGCTTATATAACCATGGAATTACCGACCACATGATAAAAATAATGGGCATCTCCATCAGGTGGgctaactccgcctatggtggggcgcctttggtgtcccagcatagcaggtcccaagccctggtaaaggaggagggttgtgttaggcgtggcgagccaatgtaaaaacttagccacttaaatggagatgaaacccgaaagaaaatcgttggggcgtaaccctcttagcgacgcgccatatcggaacctgggtatggtgttaaatgagcaagggctgggtcgtcacccccgtgacgcgccgtgtcgtgatctgggcatggtgtcaagtaaccaaggatcgggtcgtcgcttccttagtggcgcgctacatcggcgcccgggtgtagtgaaaaatgagcaagggtcttcgcatcagagtcgacgggtgcgaagggtaaggaagctagtcgaaccaactaggatccgtttaggtagttggaatgtagggtcacttacaggtaagttaagagaattagttgataccgtgactaggaggcgtgtaaatatattatgcgttcaagagactaaatggaagggtcagaaggtgaaggaggtggacaatacaggttttaagctttggtacacagggacagtcgcgaatagaaatggagtaggagttttgattgataagagcctcaagaatggtgtggtgggagtgagaaggcaaggagataggattatcttagtcaagcttgtcgttggtgatatggtcttgaacgtaattagtgcgtatgccccccaagtaggcctcgacgagagtgctaagagacagttctggaaagacttagatggcctggttagagctatacctagtagtgagaagctttttataggaggagatcttaatggacatgtaggtactacaagcgcaggtttcgaggcagttcatggaggttttgggtatggtagtaggaatcaggagggggaggaagttctggacttcgcggtagcttttgacctgatgatagccaacactttctttagaaagagagaatctcatctagtgaccttcagtagtggacaacactgtagccagattgactttgtcctcgcaagaagaaaggacaaacgagcatgcttggattacaaggtgataccaggggagtgtgttgtttctcaacataagcttttggtggtagatttttgttttcaggtgcgtgcccgtagggataaacaagctaagattgaaagaacaaagtggtggaaactgaaagaggagacgtcagaggtatttagcgaaagggttatcaaagagggctcttggaaggaagaagacgacataaacaatatgtgggacaagatggcaaccaacattcggaaggtagcctcagaggtgtgtggagtaaccaaaggaaggggacgcgaggctaaagatacttggtggtggaacgaggaagtccaaatggctattaaggagaagaaagaatgctatagacgcttataccatgacaggagtgtggacaacatagagaagtacaaggtggcaaagaagactgcaaagcaagctgtaagtgtggcaaagggtagagcgtacgaggatctttaccaacatttgagtacgaaggaaggagagaaggacatttataggatggctagggttcgtgagagaaagacacgggacttcaaccaagttaagtgcattaaggatgaaagggagcatctcttggtaaaggaggatgagatccgacatcgatggcaagagtattttgacaaattgttcaatgatgagaatatggacacaacctttcagttggatgactcttttgatgacaccaataggcgctttgtgcggagaatccaagaatctgaggtcagagaggcgttgaaaaggataaaaggaggtaaggcgatgggaccggatggtatcccaatcgaggtgtggagatgcctcggggacatagctgtagtatggttaaccaagctgttcaaccaaatttttcgatcgaacaagatgcctgatgagtggaggagaagtatattggtaccgatctacaagaataaaggggatattcaaagttgtacaaattaccggggaattaagttgatgaaccatactatgaagctatgggagagagttatcgagcatcgcttgagagcaataacgtgggtctctatgaaccaatttggtttcatgcccggaaggtcaaccatggaagccattttcttaataagacaagttatgaagcggtatagggagaagaagaaggatttacacatggtttttattgacttggagaaggcttatgataaaataccaaggaatgttatgtgatgggctttggacaaacataaagtcccaacgaagtacgttgggctcattaaggacatgtacagcaatgttgtgactagagttcgaataagtgatggagacacggatgacttcccgataaagataggactacatcaagggtcagctttgagcccttatttgtttgctttagtgatggatgaggtcacaagggacatacaaggggacatcccttagtgtatgcttttcgcggacgatgtagtgctagttgatgaaagccggacatgaatgaatcagaaactagagttatggcaggagactttggagtccaaaggttttaga includes these proteins:
- the LOC136529410 gene encoding AP2-like ethylene-responsive transcription factor AIL5; amino-acid sequence: MDMDMSSAYPHHWLSFSLSNNYHHGLLEAFSNSSSATPLGDEQGAVEESPKMVEDFLGGVGGTGAPPPVAAAEDHQLVCGELGSITAGFVRHYPAPGTVENPGAVTLAGMSTDVAESDQARRPAETFGQRTSIYRGVTRHRWTGRYEAHLWDNSCRREGQSRKGRQVYLGGYDKEEKAARAYDLAALKYWGATTTTNFPVSNYEKELEEMKSMTRQEFIASLRRKSSGFSRGASIYRGVTRHHQHGRWQARIGRVAGNKDLYLGTFSTQEEAAEAYDIAAIKFRGLNAVTNFDMSRYDVDSILNSDLPVGGGATGRTSKFPLDSLQPGSAAAAMIAGAAAAQAMPPSEKDYWSLLALHYQQQQQQQFPASAYEAYGSGVNVDFTMGTSSHSSSNTGSGVMWGATTGAMGQQDSSSSKQGNGYASNIPYAAAAMVSGSAGYEGSTGNNGTWVTSSTSTAPQYYNYLFGME